GAGATCCATTTGGTTGTCCATAACTAATTTGATTCGACCTGAAGATTGAGTGGAGTTTCCATAGCTAGATGTTTTTATGAAATCTATGCAGATATTATTAGGTAGCTTAAATATAAGATCATTAAAAAATGGAACAGCACCATTTAAAACACCAATTACAATCAAATTGGAAGTGTCGGTATAATCACTTTTTATTTCATCAGCAATTTTATCAACCAATTTAATTATTTCAGATTTGTCCATGAAGTTTTCAAAATAGAGGTCATGTAGTTTTATTTTCATATTCTCTTGTTTTCATTAATTAAACATCCTGTTCATTGCAATCTCAAAAATAATAAATTGGAAAAAAAAGTCAACCAATATCGGATTAGCATAATGAACTATTCCATATACTGGTACACTCCTTGCATAAATCTTATCAGCTAAAGGAGTGAATTATGAAAGCAACATCTAGTAAAATACAAGGTCTGATAGGATTAAAAGAACTTATCAACAAGGATAATACTCAGAAAAAGAGTAATGAAAAATACAGTTTTAACGACTTTTTGATAACAAAAGATAAAAATGAAGTTTTTATGCCAGGAATCAATATTGTAAGGCAATCATATAAGACTACAGAGATTCTTGTTTCGGCAAATCTTGATCCTATTATACCTGAAGAGTACACTACGATCGATAAGAAGATTTTAACAGATCTTTCATCCAAAAAAAATAGTTCATTCATAATTGATTTCAATGACACTAATAATATAACCATCGAAACGGATACAGGAGTTTATAAAGTAGATAGTAAATCATCTGTATTCAAGGCTTTAGAAGAATTGAAGTTAGTAATTCCTGAAATGGAAGGCGATGATCATCCCTTGGTTTTTAATAATTCTATATTGGAAAGATTGCTAAACAAATTCAAAGAAGTACAAAAACAAAACCCCGTAAAAGGATTATCGCTTTCCGAAAATGAGACAGGAAAATCAGTAATCAATCTGGAAATGGATTCAACTAGTTCTAAAGTAGAAAAAGATCTGAATATCAATGTTTTAAGTACAAAAGATTTTTTAAGAGACTCCTCTAGAAAAAGTTTTAATGATGTTGAGGGAAAAATTCTTAACAAAATTTCAGATGCTATTTTGACAGATGTAAATAGCGAAATAAAAATTAGTAAATCTGATGGTGAACTTAAATTTATCATTAACGATGAAATACTTTTTAGTGGTATGGAGAATGATTTCCCACTGCTTAATGAGTTCGTAAGTGATGTATTTACGAGAAATGTAACTAATTTATCGAAGGATAATATTACCAATAGTCAGAAAGAGGTATTTGGTGTCGTCAATAGAATGAATTTTCTAAAATCAGCTCCGGAAGTGGTAGAATATAATGTCAGAAAATCACTGGTGGATAATGGCTATTCTGTTTCAATCTCTCCTTTAAAGCTTGTTGAAAGAATTAAGGAAATAATAAAAGAAAATCCGGATCTTCTCGAAAATGGTGTACTTACAAGAATACACAATTTTAAAGATTCAAATTCGATTATTAATCAATTTGCTTCAAATCATGATGAAAACAAAACTAAAAGCATTGGTGAAGGTGTTTACAAAGTGACTATAACCGATCCAAAAAGAAGAAGCGATAATCTGTTTGATTCAAAAGAGCATAAATATGCAAGTCTAAGATTGGGAAGAAGAGTAGAGGATTCAGATGTTAAAGCCCCTCAAAAAAGCATGAGGAAAATTATTCCCATAGATAATATTTCGAAGCACTTTCCGACAAATGGAAGCGTGGAACCAAATGATCTTGTAACTGAAGAGGGGTGAATGTAAAGCATAATTCTCCGGCTCAATTTCTAAAAAAAAAT
This genomic interval from Candidatus Delongbacteria bacterium contains the following:
- the hpt gene encoding hypoxanthine phosphoribosyltransferase — encoded protein: MKIKLHDLYFENFMDKSEIIKLVDKIADEIKSDYTDTSNLIVIGVLNGAVPFFNDLIFKLPNNICIDFIKTSSYGNSTQSSGRIKLVMDNQMDLTDKDVIIVEDIVDSGLTQKFLKEHFLLKKTKSVKICSLFYKSCNSKTGVVPDYFGIDIPDYFIVGYGLDYAQHGRNIDSILKVVENN